The proteins below come from a single Triticum aestivum cultivar Chinese Spring chromosome 5D, IWGSC CS RefSeq v2.1, whole genome shotgun sequence genomic window:
- the LOC123123146 gene encoding uncharacterized protein isoform X2: protein MDTGADPPRYRRLRKASDLRTAAAHPPPKRMWIKPAAIRSQLNHLKKLLFANVAMNWDTFWILTLLAAAPALESLHVHFVNNSEKVGAAGSLDVQVEHHQHHHHLKELMVIGFGGVAWQTGFVKRIMRASPILERVHLLDGHVVEGEDRELVGLKIVRRRREWHECERLEVLNELTDGIRSPHLEIVLE, encoded by the exons ATGGACACGGGCGCAGATCCTCCGCGCTACCGCCGGCTCAGGAAGGCCTCCGAcctccgcaccgccgccgcccacccGCCCCCGAAACGG ATGTGGATTAAACCTGCTGCCATTCGCAGCCAGCTTAATCATCTCAAGAAACTATTATTTGCAAACGTGGCAATGAACTGGGATACATTCTGGATTCTCACCCTACTTGCTGCCGCACCTGCCCTGGAGTCACTCCATGTTCAT TTTGTCAACAACTCAGAGAAGGTGGGTGCTGCAGGATCACTAGATGTACAAGTGGAACACCATCAGCATCACCATCACCTGAAAGAACTCATGGTCATCGGCTTCGGCGGGGTGGCGTGGCAGACCGGCTTTGTGAAGCGGATCATGCGGGCGTCACCGATCCTGGAGCGCGTCCACCTGCTGGACGGGCACGTCGTGGAGGGCGAAGATCGGGAGCTCGTCGGCCTGAagatcgtccgccgccgccgggagtGGCACGAGTGCGAGAGATTGGAGGTGCTCAACGAACTGACAGACGGGATCCGTTCGCCCCATCTCGAAATAGTTTTGGAATGA
- the LOC123123146 gene encoding uncharacterized protein isoform X1 → MRRYVKRLNAFLLPRTNVQQRSIKKLRLQTFGTSSCNDQWITSAIGRWGVEDLELVVDNSSWCYDFRLLDKCENVRLKRLVLSNCYHHDAPKSLTFQRLTALTLCKECSHISHVCCYILRNCVQLVDLSLKYSGHNRDSLHIRVPKSKLKNLQLDNCNVGQVYLTSLPCLEAFACRGQPIELHYGEVPRLRHVSLNFLQTGDNAKDGSLCGLSKLFLGIPPPLEYLALQLRGGQMWIKPAAIRSQLNHLKKLLFANVAMNWDTFWILTLLAAAPALESLHVHFVNNSEKVGAAGSLDVQVEHHQHHHHLKELMVIGFGGVAWQTGFVKRIMRASPILERVHLLDGHVVEGEDRELVGLKIVRRRREWHECERLEVLNELTDGIRSPHLEIVLE, encoded by the exons ATGCGACGCTATGTTAAACGGCTGAATGCGTTCCTTCTGCCCCGCACCAATGTTCAACAACGGTCTATCAAGAAGCTGAGGCTTCAAACCTTTGGAACGAGCAGTTGCAATGATCAATGGATTACGTCAGCGATTGGCAGATGGGGCGTTGAAGATTTGGAGCTTGTCGTTGACAACTCTTCCTGGTGCTATGACTTCCGGCTATTGGATAAATGCGAGAATGTGCGATTGAAACGACTTGTGCTATCCAATTGTTATCATCATGATGCACCCAAGTCCTTGACGTTTCAGAGGCTCACAGCACTTACTCTGTGCAAAGAATGTTCACATATTTCACACGTTTGTTGTTATATTCTGAGAAACTGCGTGCAGCTGGTGGATTTGAGCCTGAAATATTCTGGTCATAACCGAGATTCTCTTCATATTCGTGTTCCTAAGTCAAAGTTAAAGAATCTGCAATTGGACAACTGCAACGTTGGGCAAGTCTATCTGACTTCACTGCCTTGTCTTGAAGCATTTGCTTGTCGCGGTCAGCCAATCGAATTACACTACGGCGAGGTGCCTCGACTTAGGCATGTGAGTTTGaacttcttgcaaactggagatAATGCCAAGGATGGTTCCTTATGTGGACTAAGCAAGTTGTTTTTAGGGATTCCGCCACCGCTAGAGTACCTTGCTCTGCAATTAAGAGGGGGTCAG ATGTGGATTAAACCTGCTGCCATTCGCAGCCAGCTTAATCATCTCAAGAAACTATTATTTGCAAACGTGGCAATGAACTGGGATACATTCTGGATTCTCACCCTACTTGCTGCCGCACCTGCCCTGGAGTCACTCCATGTTCAT TTTGTCAACAACTCAGAGAAGGTGGGTGCTGCAGGATCACTAGATGTACAAGTGGAACACCATCAGCATCACCATCACCTGAAAGAACTCATGGTCATCGGCTTCGGCGGGGTGGCGTGGCAGACCGGCTTTGTGAAGCGGATCATGCGGGCGTCACCGATCCTGGAGCGCGTCCACCTGCTGGACGGGCACGTCGTGGAGGGCGAAGATCGGGAGCTCGTCGGCCTGAagatcgtccgccgccgccgggagtGGCACGAGTGCGAGAGATTGGAGGTGCTCAACGAACTGACAGACGGGATCCGTTCGCCCCATCTCGAAATAGTTTTGGAATGA
- the LOC123123146 gene encoding putative F-box protein At5g40050 isoform X3: MDTGADPPRYRRLRKASDLRTAAAHPPPKRMRPSEEHTSFCEDKISSLPDEMLIMIVDKLDARTAITTSILSKRWRDLPAHSHTCYDLGVDDILPPRYHRLKQMVVEAKAGYVAEKNALNLAGCRGYTPQYDPAGDITRLGLGVSLMTRQTISRQEQLSRLSSREQVEHCNPADTVM; this comes from the exons ATGGACACGGGCGCAGATCCTCCGCGCTACCGCCGGCTCAGGAAGGCCTCCGAcctccgcaccgccgccgcccacccGCCCCCGAAACGG ATGCGTCCGAGCGAGGAACACACCAGTTTCTGTGAGGACAAGATCAGCAGCTTACCCGATGAGATGTTAATCATGATCGTCGATAAGCTAGATGCACGGACGGCGATAACCACCAGTATCCTTTCAAAGAGATGGCGGGATCTTCCTGCACACTCGCACACATGTTATGACCTTGGCGTTGATGACATCCTCCCTCCACGCTACCACAGACTGAAGCAAATGGTGGTGGAGGCTAAGGCAGGGTATGTGGCAGAGAAGAACGCACTGAACTTGGCcggctgtcggggatataccccgcagtatgacccggctggagataTAACCCGGCTAGGATTGGGTGTTTCATTAATGACCCGGCAGACTATAAGCCGGCAGGAACAGTTAAGTAGGTTAAGCTCGCGGGAACAAGTTGAGcattgtaacccggcagacacagtcatgtaa
- the LOC123125712 gene encoding uncharacterized protein: MWIEPTGIPSRLNNLKKLFIANVPMNWDTFWIFTLFAAAPYLQSLHVHFDNNSEKPSAAGSVLDVQVEQPQHQHLRELVVIGFDGAAWQTGFVKRIMRASRWLGRVHLLDGHVVEDKERELVGLEIVPHRREWHECERLEVLEELTDGTGFPIHKIILE; encoded by the exons ATGTGGATTGAACCAACCGGCATTCCCAGCCGGCTCAACAATCTGAAGAAGTTATTCATTGCAAACGTGCCAATGAACTGGGATACATTCTGGATTTTCACCCTATTTGCTGCCGCACCCTACTTGCAGTCGCTCCATGTTCAT TTTGACAACAACTCGGAGAAGCCGAGTGCTGCTGGATCAGTTCTAGATGTGCAAGTGGAGCAACCACAACACCAGCACCTGAGAGAACTCGTGGTCATCGGCTTTGACGGAGCGGCGTGGCAGACTGGCTTTGTGAAGCGGATCATGAGGGCATCGAGGTGGCTGGGGCGCGTCCATCTGCTCGACGGGCACGTTGTGGAAGACAAGGAGCGGGAGCTCGTCGGCCTGGAGATTGTCCCGCACCGGCGAGAGTGGCACGAGTGCGAGAGGTTGGAGGTGCTCGAAGAACTTACAGACGGGACTGGCTTCCCAATTCACAAAATAATTTTGGAATGA